In Fluviicola taffensis DSM 16823, the following are encoded in one genomic region:
- a CDS encoding nucleotide sugar dehydrogenase has protein sequence MSNSIYNKLIAKEAKLAVIGLGYVGLPIALEFAKKIKVVGFDINQARVDLMRNKKDPSNELDATAFENCDIHFTADLEDLKDVQFFIVAVPTPIDDANLPDLKPLLGASRSVAQALKKGDYVVFESTVYPGCTEEDCIPVLEELSGLTFMEDFKVGYSPERINPGDKEHTLQNVVKVVSGCGAESLEEIAKTYELVVDAGVHRAASIKVAEAAKIIENTQRDVNIALINELSIIFNRLGINTYDVLEAAGTKWNFLRFSPGLVGGHCIGVDPYYLTHKAQQAGYHAKIINSGRYVNDSMGFYIGKQTTKKIIAQGKHIQDAKVLVMGATFKEDVSDIRNSKVIDVVNELKSFQVKVDLVDPHASSEEMEHEYGVSLVEIGKDYDAIIVAVNHRDYKNLDETYFKSLMKDGQGVFVDIKGIYKGKINDLEYWSL, from the coding sequence ATGAGCAACTCAATCTACAATAAATTAATCGCCAAAGAAGCAAAACTAGCCGTTATTGGATTAGGTTATGTCGGCTTGCCGATTGCTTTGGAATTTGCAAAGAAAATCAAAGTTGTAGGGTTTGATATCAATCAAGCACGTGTTGATTTAATGCGCAATAAGAAAGATCCAAGCAACGAGTTAGATGCTACTGCTTTTGAAAATTGTGATATTCATTTCACCGCCGATTTGGAAGATTTAAAAGACGTTCAGTTTTTTATTGTAGCCGTTCCAACTCCTATTGACGATGCCAATTTGCCCGACTTAAAACCCTTGCTGGGTGCATCAAGAAGTGTTGCTCAAGCACTTAAAAAAGGCGATTACGTTGTTTTCGAATCTACAGTTTATCCAGGTTGTACTGAAGAAGATTGCATTCCAGTTTTGGAAGAACTTTCAGGATTAACATTCATGGAAGATTTCAAAGTAGGTTATTCACCAGAGCGTATCAATCCAGGAGACAAAGAACACACGCTTCAAAATGTGGTGAAAGTTGTTTCTGGTTGTGGTGCAGAATCACTTGAGGAAATTGCAAAAACCTATGAATTAGTAGTTGATGCGGGCGTTCATCGGGCGGCTTCAATCAAAGTTGCTGAAGCTGCTAAGATTATTGAAAATACGCAACGTGACGTAAATATTGCCTTGATCAATGAATTATCAATCATCTTTAACCGCTTGGGAATAAATACCTATGATGTGCTTGAAGCTGCTGGTACAAAATGGAATTTCTTGCGTTTTTCACCCGGTTTAGTCGGTGGACACTGCATTGGTGTTGATCCGTATTATTTGACACACAAAGCTCAACAAGCAGGATATCACGCAAAAATCATTAACAGTGGTCGTTATGTGAATGATTCAATGGGATTCTACATTGGAAAGCAAACCACCAAAAAAATAATTGCTCAAGGAAAACACATTCAAGATGCGAAGGTTTTGGTCATGGGAGCAACCTTTAAAGAAGATGTGTCCGATATTCGAAATTCCAAAGTGATTGATGTAGTGAATGAATTAAAATCATTCCAAGTAAAAGTAGATTTAGTGGACCCACACGCGTCTTCTGAGGAAATGGAACACGAATACGGCGTTTCATTGGTGGAAATTGGAAAAGATTACGATGCAATTATCGTAGCTGTAAATCACAGAGATTATAAAAACCTAGATGAAACCTACTTCAAGTCTTTGATGAAAGATGGCCAAGGAGTTTTTGTAGATATTAAAGGAATTTATAAAGGAAAAATTAATGATTTAGAATACTGGAGTTTGTAA